The following coding sequences lie in one Stenotrophomonas rhizophila genomic window:
- the asnB gene encoding asparagine synthase (glutamine-hydrolyzing), with translation MCGLAGMLLPGPVTEQAALEGLARRMGDALVHRGPDDSGVWADAGRGIALAHRRLSILDLSPLGHQPMASNDGRYVLAYNGEVYNFVALRAELEALGHRFRGHSDTEVLLAAFVAWGLDETLQRANGMFAIALWDHAEQCLWLARDRVGKKPLYYGWAGDALVFGSELKALWQHPDFDNDIDRDALTLLLRLDYIPAPHCIHERCFKLMPGRALRLDAAAVAAGAAAHRPDQQQVPFWNARERMQQALAQPFRGSDDEAEAQLDAVLRDAVALRMVADVPVGVFLSGGTDSSVVAALMQAQSASPIHSFSIGFQGSDHDEAPLAKALAQHLGTDHTELYVSGADALAVVPQLPAMFDEPFADASQVPTALVAKLARGSVTVALSGDGGDELFFGYSRYQRALRNWAMLGKVPAPLRRWMAARSQTQGEASRTGGLAALLAETGARGIGDVYRNRISRWRDPVAAVKGATGAGSFYDLADPLHGAGSPADAMMLADFNTYLPDDLLCKVDRTSMAVSLEARAPLLDWRVAEFAWSLPLGMKQRDGVSKYLLKRVLGRYVPQDMVHRPKRGFGAPVSAWLKGDLRGWADALLDPARLAAEGVFNVEAVVPLWQQFQQGERKWHTHLWNVLMFQAWQAHWRDVRATVPRG, from the coding sequence ATGTGTGGATTGGCAGGAATGCTGTTGCCGGGTCCGGTAACGGAACAGGCAGCACTGGAAGGCTTGGCGCGCCGCATGGGCGATGCGCTGGTCCATCGTGGCCCGGATGACAGCGGGGTGTGGGCCGATGCCGGCCGTGGCATCGCGCTGGCGCACCGGCGGCTGAGCATCCTGGACCTGTCGCCGCTGGGGCACCAGCCGATGGCGTCCAACGACGGCCGTTACGTGCTGGCCTACAACGGCGAGGTGTACAACTTTGTCGCCCTGCGTGCGGAGCTGGAAGCGCTGGGCCACCGCTTCCGCGGCCATTCGGATACCGAAGTGCTGCTGGCCGCGTTCGTGGCCTGGGGGCTGGATGAGACCCTGCAGCGCGCCAACGGCATGTTCGCCATCGCGCTGTGGGACCACGCCGAGCAGTGCCTGTGGCTGGCCCGCGACCGGGTCGGCAAGAAGCCGCTGTACTACGGCTGGGCCGGCGATGCGCTGGTGTTCGGCTCGGAGCTGAAGGCGCTGTGGCAGCACCCGGACTTTGACAACGACATCGACCGCGACGCGCTGACCCTGCTGCTGCGGCTGGATTACATTCCCGCCCCGCACTGCATCCACGAACGCTGCTTCAAGCTGATGCCCGGTCGCGCGCTGCGGCTGGATGCGGCGGCTGTAGCGGCTGGTGCCGCGGCGCACCGCCCGGACCAGCAGCAGGTGCCGTTCTGGAATGCGCGCGAGCGCATGCAGCAGGCGCTGGCGCAGCCGTTCCGGGGCAGCGATGACGAGGCCGAAGCGCAGCTGGACGCGGTGCTGCGCGACGCGGTGGCGCTGCGCATGGTGGCCGACGTGCCGGTGGGGGTGTTCCTGTCGGGCGGCACCGATTCGTCGGTGGTGGCCGCGCTGATGCAGGCGCAGTCGGCATCGCCGATCCACAGTTTCAGCATTGGTTTCCAGGGCTCGGACCACGACGAAGCGCCGCTGGCCAAGGCGCTGGCGCAGCACCTGGGCACCGATCACACCGAACTGTATGTCAGCGGTGCGGATGCCCTGGCGGTGGTGCCGCAGTTGCCGGCGATGTTCGACGAGCCGTTTGCCGATGCCTCGCAGGTGCCCACCGCGCTGGTGGCCAAGCTGGCGCGCGGGTCGGTCACCGTGGCGCTGTCCGGCGACGGCGGCGATGAACTGTTCTTCGGCTACAGCCGGTACCAGCGCGCGCTGCGCAACTGGGCGATGCTGGGCAAGGTGCCGGCACCGCTGCGGCGCTGGATGGCGGCCCGTTCGCAGACCCAGGGCGAGGCCTCGCGCACCGGCGGGCTGGCCGCGCTGCTGGCCGAGACGGGCGCGCGCGGCATCGGCGATGTGTACCGCAACCGCATCTCGCGCTGGCGCGACCCGGTCGCGGCGGTGAAGGGGGCCACCGGGGCCGGCAGCTTCTACGACCTGGCCGACCCGCTGCACGGCGCCGGCTCGCCGGCCGACGCGATGATGCTGGCCGACTTCAACACCTACCTGCCCGACGACCTGCTGTGCAAGGTGGACCGCACCAGCATGGCGGTGAGCCTGGAGGCGCGCGCCCCGCTGCTGGACTGGCGCGTGGCCGAGTTCGCCTGGTCGCTGCCGCTGGGCATGAAGCAGCGCGACGGGGTGAGCAAGTACCTGCTGAAGCGGGTGCTGGGTCGGTACGTGCCGCAGGACATGGTGCACCGGCCCAAGCGCGGCTTCGGCGCGCCGGTCAGCGCCTGGCTCAAGGGCGACCTGCGCGGCTGGGCCGACGCACTGCTGGACCCGGCGCGGCTGGCTGCCGAGGGCGTGTTCAACGTCGAGGCGGTGGTGCCGCTGTGGCAGCAGTTCCAGCAGGGCGAGCGCAAGTGGCACACGCACCTGTGGAACGTGTTGATGTTCCAGGCCTGGCAGGCGCATTGGCGCGACGTGCGTGCCACCGTCCCGCGCGGGTAG
- a CDS encoding NADPH-dependent FMN reductase — MADVKIAVLVGSLRKGSHNKALAHALEKLAGGKARFEHVEIGDLPLYNQDFDKDYPAQGVRLKQQIRDADAVLFVTPEYNRSIPGVLKNAIDLGSRPYGDSAFAGKPAAVVGASIGVIGTALAQQHLRNVLAYLDMPVLGQPEVFLHFKEGLIDEAGHITSEGTRTFLQGFVDKFLAWIATHGGQH; from the coding sequence ATGGCCGACGTGAAGATTGCGGTACTGGTTGGCAGCCTGCGCAAGGGCTCGCACAACAAGGCGCTCGCCCACGCGCTGGAGAAGCTGGCCGGTGGCAAGGCGCGCTTCGAGCATGTGGAGATCGGCGACCTGCCGCTCTACAACCAGGATTTCGACAAGGACTACCCGGCCCAGGGCGTCCGCCTGAAGCAGCAGATCCGTGACGCCGACGCGGTGCTGTTTGTCACCCCCGAGTACAACCGTTCCATTCCCGGCGTGCTCAAGAACGCCATCGACCTGGGCTCGCGGCCCTACGGCGACAGCGCCTTCGCCGGCAAGCCAGCGGCGGTGGTCGGGGCTTCGATCGGCGTGATCGGCACCGCGTTGGCCCAGCAGCACCTGCGCAACGTGCTGGCCTACCTGGACATGCCGGTGCTGGGCCAGCCGGAGGTGTTCCTGCATTTCAAGGAGGGCCTGATCGACGAGGCGGGCCACATCACCAGTGAAGGTACCCGCACGTTCCTGCAGGGCTTCGTGGACAAATTCCTCGCCTGGATCGCTACCCACGGCGGTCAGCATTGA
- a CDS encoding replicative DNA helicase — protein MSARSGFRSDRKDRGDRFDRDESRIDQLRVPPHSIEAEQAVLGGLMLAPESYDRINDQLTETDFYRRDHQMIYRAIRELSERDRPFDAVTLGEWFESQGRMELVADGAYLIELASTTPSAANIAAYAEIVRDKAVLRQLIQVGTDIVNDGFQPEGRESSELLSAAEKSVFAIAEQGARGRTDFVAMPGALKDAFEELRNRFENGGNITGLPTGYADFDAMTSGLQPTDLIILAARPAMGKTTFALNIAEYAAIKSKKGVAVFSMEMSASQLAMRLISSNGRINAQRLRTGQLEDEDWSRVTGAIRMLKETKIFIDDTPGVSPEILRSKCRRLKREHDLGLIVIDYLQLMSVPGNSENRATEISEISRSLKGLAKELNVPVIALSQLNRSLETRTDKRPVMADLRESGAIEQDADMIVFIYRDDYYNKENSPDKGLAEIIIGKHRGGPTGSCKLKFFGEYTRFDNLSHDSVGSFE, from the coding sequence ATGTCCGCCCGCTCTGGCTTCCGTTCCGACCGCAAAGACCGCGGTGACCGCTTCGACCGCGATGAATCGCGGATCGACCAGCTGCGCGTGCCGCCGCATTCGATCGAGGCCGAACAGGCGGTGCTGGGCGGGTTGATGCTGGCGCCGGAAAGCTACGACCGCATCAACGACCAGCTGACCGAGACCGACTTCTACCGTCGCGACCACCAGATGATCTACCGGGCGATCCGCGAGCTGTCCGAGCGCGACCGCCCGTTCGATGCGGTCACCCTGGGCGAGTGGTTCGAGTCGCAGGGCCGCATGGAACTGGTGGCTGACGGCGCCTACCTGATCGAACTGGCCAGCACCACGCCGTCGGCCGCCAACATCGCCGCCTACGCCGAAATCGTGCGTGACAAGGCGGTGCTGCGCCAGTTGATCCAGGTGGGCACCGACATCGTCAACGACGGCTTCCAGCCCGAAGGCCGCGAGAGCAGCGAACTGCTGTCGGCGGCGGAAAAGTCGGTGTTCGCCATTGCCGAGCAGGGCGCGCGTGGTCGCACCGATTTCGTGGCGATGCCCGGCGCGTTGAAAGATGCGTTCGAAGAACTGCGCAACCGCTTCGAGAACGGCGGCAACATCACCGGTCTGCCGACCGGCTACGCCGATTTCGACGCGATGACCTCCGGCCTGCAGCCGACCGACCTGATCATCCTGGCCGCGCGCCCGGCCATGGGCAAGACCACCTTCGCGCTGAACATCGCCGAGTACGCGGCGATCAAGTCCAAGAAGGGCGTGGCGGTGTTCTCGATGGAAATGTCAGCCTCGCAGCTGGCCATGCGTCTGATTTCCTCCAACGGCCGCATCAACGCCCAGCGCCTGCGTACCGGCCAGCTGGAAGACGAAGACTGGAGCCGGGTGACCGGTGCGATCCGGATGCTGAAGGAAACCAAGATCTTCATCGACGACACGCCGGGCGTGTCGCCGGAGATCCTGCGCTCCAAGTGCCGCCGTCTCAAGCGCGAGCACGACCTGGGCCTGATCGTGATCGACTACCTGCAGCTGATGAGCGTGCCGGGCAACAGCGAAAACCGCGCGACCGAAATCTCGGAAATCTCGCGTTCGTTGAAGGGCCTGGCCAAGGAACTCAACGTGCCGGTGATCGCGCTGTCCCAGCTCAACCGCTCGCTGGAAACGCGTACCGACAAGCGCCCGGTGATGGCCGACCTTCGCGAATCCGGCGCTATCGAGCAGGACGCGGACATGATCGTGTTCATCTACCGCGACGACTATTACAACAAGGAAAACTCGCCCGACAAGGGCCTGGCCGAGATCATCATCGGCAAGCACCGAGGCGGCCCGACCGGCTCGTGCAAGCTCAAGTTCTTCGGTGAGTACACCCGCTTCGACAACCTGTCGCACGATTCGGTGGGTTCGTTCGAATGA
- a CDS encoding YwqG family protein encodes MTLPEQDFIALCASHGLGPHASALLPWLRPRVGFSRRAETDAPIGASRIGGGPDVPAGFAWPTHKGRTLDFLLQINLADLQGLQCGLDLPAQGVLSFFYDTETQPWGYDPADRSGHGIYLFDPGELQRLPAPDAEAALAPSALAFHPAWSLPHPFSSEGEQVAQALRDAGLSWDDDAEEGYYALVEEVADLGSPTPGERHGLGGWSHNVQGDMALEAQLVSNGLYCGDPSGYGDPRAAALEAGVGDWTLLLQLDSDDEAMWGDSGMLYVWVRRQDLAARDLSQTWLGLQCC; translated from the coding sequence ATGACGTTGCCGGAACAGGATTTCATCGCGCTGTGCGCATCGCATGGGCTTGGTCCGCATGCCAGTGCGCTGCTGCCGTGGTTGCGGCCGCGCGTGGGTTTCAGCCGTCGGGCGGAGACGGATGCACCGATCGGCGCCTCACGGATCGGCGGCGGGCCGGATGTGCCCGCAGGGTTCGCGTGGCCTACCCACAAGGGCAGGACGCTGGACTTCCTGCTGCAGATCAACCTGGCCGACCTGCAGGGTCTGCAGTGCGGGCTGGACCTGCCTGCGCAGGGCGTGCTGTCGTTCTTCTACGACACCGAGACACAACCGTGGGGCTATGACCCGGCCGATCGCAGTGGGCATGGCATCTACCTGTTCGACCCGGGCGAATTGCAGCGGCTGCCTGCGCCGGATGCGGAGGCCGCGCTGGCGCCGTCCGCGCTGGCATTCCACCCGGCCTGGAGCCTGCCGCATCCGTTTTCGTCCGAGGGCGAGCAGGTGGCGCAGGCGTTGCGTGACGCGGGGTTGAGCTGGGACGACGACGCGGAGGAGGGCTACTACGCGCTGGTGGAGGAGGTTGCCGACCTGGGGTCGCCGACGCCGGGCGAACGGCACGGCCTGGGTGGCTGGTCGCACAACGTGCAGGGTGACATGGCATTGGAAGCGCAGCTGGTCAGCAATGGGCTGTATTGCGGCGACCCGAGCGGGTATGGCGATCCCCGCGCGGCTGCGCTGGAGGCCGGCGTGGGCGACTGGACGCTGCTGCTGCAACTGGATTCGGACGACGAGGCGATGTGGGGCGATTCGGGAATGCTGTACGTCTGGGTGCGCCGGCAGGACCTGGCCGCGCGGGACCTGTCGCAGACCTGGCTGGGGCTGCAGTGTTGCTGA
- the lpdA gene encoding dihydrolipoyl dehydrogenase: MAEQFDVVVIGAGPAGYHAAIRAAQLGLKTACIDAALGKDGKPALGGTCLRVGCIPSKALLDSSRQFWNMGHIFGDHGISFKDAKMDVEAMVGRKDKIVKQFTGGIGMLFKANKVAAYYGFGELQPGNVVKVTQHDGSIVELKGTNVIIAAGSDSIELPFAKFDGDTIVDNVGGLDFTEVPARLAVIGAGVIGLELGSVWKRLGSEVTILEALPEFLAAADTEVAKAAAKEFKKQGLDIRLGAKVSKADVTGKGKKKEVALTYADAEGEKSLIVDKLLVAVGRRAATKGLLAEGTGVKVNERGQIEVDDHCHTGVDGVWAVGDCVRGPMLAHKGFEEGIAVAELIAGLPGHVNFDTIPWVIYTEPELAWVGKTEQQLKAEGIPYKAGSFPFAANGRAVAMIEPAGFVKVLAHAETDRVLGMHLVGANVSELVHEGVLTMEFNGSSDDLARICHAHPSLSEAVHDAAMAVTKRAIHKAN; encoded by the coding sequence ATGGCTGAACAATTCGACGTCGTCGTCATCGGTGCCGGTCCGGCCGGCTACCACGCCGCCATCCGTGCCGCGCAGCTGGGTCTGAAGACCGCCTGCATCGACGCGGCCCTGGGCAAGGACGGCAAGCCGGCCCTCGGTGGCACCTGCCTGCGCGTGGGCTGCATCCCGTCCAAGGCGCTGCTGGATTCCTCGCGTCAGTTCTGGAACATGGGCCACATCTTTGGCGACCACGGCATCAGCTTCAAGGACGCCAAGATGGACGTCGAAGCGATGGTTGGCCGCAAGGACAAGATCGTCAAGCAGTTCACCGGCGGCATCGGCATGCTGTTCAAGGCCAACAAGGTCGCCGCCTACTACGGCTTCGGCGAACTGCAGCCGGGCAACGTGGTCAAGGTCACCCAGCATGACGGTTCCATCGTCGAGCTGAAGGGCACCAACGTCATCATCGCCGCCGGTTCGGACTCGATCGAACTGCCGTTCGCCAAGTTCGACGGCGACACCATCGTCGACAACGTCGGCGGCCTGGACTTCACCGAAGTGCCGGCCCGCCTGGCCGTGATCGGCGCCGGCGTGATCGGTCTGGAACTGGGCAGCGTGTGGAAGCGCCTGGGTTCGGAAGTGACCATCCTGGAAGCGCTGCCGGAGTTCCTGGCCGCGGCGGATACCGAAGTGGCCAAGGCGGCCGCCAAGGAATTCAAGAAGCAGGGCCTGGACATCCGCCTGGGCGCCAAGGTCTCCAAGGCCGACGTGACCGGCAAGGGCAAGAAGAAGGAAGTCGCCCTGACCTACGCCGACGCGGAAGGCGAAAAGAGCCTGATCGTGGACAAGCTGCTGGTGGCCGTTGGCCGTCGCGCCGCGACCAAGGGCCTGCTGGCCGAAGGCACCGGCGTCAAGGTCAACGAGCGTGGCCAGATCGAAGTGGACGACCATTGCCACACCGGCGTCGACGGCGTGTGGGCGGTCGGTGACTGCGTGCGCGGCCCGATGCTGGCGCACAAGGGCTTCGAGGAAGGCATCGCGGTTGCCGAGCTGATCGCCGGCCTGCCGGGCCACGTCAACTTCGACACCATTCCGTGGGTCATCTACACCGAGCCGGAGCTGGCCTGGGTTGGCAAGACCGAGCAGCAGCTGAAGGCCGAAGGCATTCCGTACAAGGCTGGCAGCTTCCCGTTCGCCGCCAACGGACGTGCCGTGGCCATGATCGAGCCGGCCGGCTTCGTCAAGGTGCTGGCGCACGCTGAAACCGACCGCGTGCTCGGCATGCACCTGGTGGGCGCCAACGTGTCCGAACTGGTGCACGAAGGCGTGCTGACCATGGAGTTCAACGGCTCGTCCGACGACCTGGCGCGCATCTGCCACGCCCACCCGTCGCTGTCCGAAGCGGTGCACGACGCGGCCATGGCCGTGACCAAGCGCGCGATCCACAAGGCGAACTGA
- the sucB gene encoding dihydrolipoyllysine-residue succinyltransferase — MATEVKAPVLPESVADGTIATWHKKVGDAVKRDENLLDLETDKVVLEVPSPVDGVLKEIKFEVGATVTSSQIVAIIEEGAVAAAPAPAAEEKKADAAPAAAAPAAAAAPAPAAKSAADGLPPGARFSAITEGVNPADVSGSGRHGAVTKEDIVNFARSGGAGKAAGARPEERVPMTRIRKRIAERLMQSKNSTAMLTTFNEVDLSKVSAARKDLQDEFVKAHGIKLGFMSFFVKAAANALQRFPLVNASIDGDDVIYHGYSDISIAVSTDKGLVTPVLRNVERMSFADIEKTIADYAKKARDGKLSLEELQGGTFTVTNGGTFGSLLSTPIINPPQSAILGMHAIKERPIAQNGQVVIAPMMYLALSYDHRIIDGKDSVQFLVDIKNQLENPGRMLFGL, encoded by the coding sequence ATGGCCACCGAAGTCAAAGCCCCGGTACTGCCCGAATCCGTCGCCGACGGCACCATCGCCACCTGGCACAAGAAAGTCGGCGATGCCGTCAAGCGCGATGAAAACCTGCTTGATCTGGAAACCGACAAGGTCGTCCTGGAAGTGCCGTCGCCGGTCGATGGCGTGCTGAAGGAGATCAAGTTCGAGGTGGGCGCCACCGTGACCTCCAGCCAGATCGTGGCCATCATCGAAGAAGGCGCCGTGGCCGCTGCCCCGGCTCCGGCTGCGGAAGAGAAGAAGGCTGACGCCGCACCGGCCGCTGCTGCGCCGGCCGCGGCTGCTGCCCCGGCACCGGCTGCCAAGTCGGCTGCCGACGGCCTGCCCCCGGGCGCCCGTTTCTCGGCGATCACCGAAGGCGTGAACCCGGCCGACGTGTCCGGCTCCGGCCGTCATGGCGCGGTGACCAAGGAAGACATCGTCAACTTCGCCCGCAGTGGCGGCGCTGGCAAGGCCGCCGGTGCGCGTCCGGAAGAACGCGTACCGATGACCCGCATCCGCAAGCGCATCGCCGAGCGCCTGATGCAGTCCAAGAACAGCACCGCCATGCTGACCACCTTCAACGAGGTCGACCTGTCCAAGGTCTCGGCCGCGCGCAAGGATCTGCAGGACGAGTTCGTCAAGGCCCACGGCATCAAGCTGGGCTTCATGAGCTTCTTCGTGAAGGCCGCCGCCAACGCGCTGCAGCGCTTCCCGCTGGTCAATGCCTCGATCGACGGCGACGACGTCATCTATCACGGCTACTCGGACATCTCCATCGCCGTGTCGACCGACAAGGGCCTGGTGACGCCGGTGCTGCGCAACGTCGAGCGCATGTCGTTTGCCGACATCGAAAAGACCATCGCCGACTACGCCAAGAAGGCCCGTGACGGCAAGCTGAGCCTGGAAGAACTGCAGGGCGGCACCTTCACCGTGACCAACGGCGGCACCTTCGGCTCGCTGCTGTCCACGCCGATCATCAACCCGCCGCAGAGCGCCATCCTGGGCATGCACGCCATCAAGGAGCGTCCGATCGCCCAGAACGGCCAGGTCGTGATCGCCCCGATGATGTACCTGGCGCTGTCCTACGACCATCGCATCATCGATGGCAAGGATTCGGTGCAGTTCCTGGTGGACATCAAGAACCAGCTGGAAAACCCGGGCCGCATGCTGTTCGGCCTGTAA
- a CDS encoding 2-oxoglutarate dehydrogenase E1 component → MDNLLKQFAQSSQLAGGNASYIEDLYEQYLVSPDSVDPKWKTYFDGFKGREAGDIPHSAVIAHITDAAKNAANSGTATGAGDERERNVGRLITAYRSRGHLGASLDPLGLTPPTNPPDLGLPFHSLSESDLGSEFSTGGIAGQPRMKLRDLLERLKKTYTGSIGAEFMHISEVEQRQWLYQRLETAGGNYNLDADTQRRTLERLTAAEGLERYLHTKYVGQKRFSLEGGDALIPMMDTIIRDAGKDGVKDVVIGMAHRGRLNVLVNTLGKSPRKLFDEFEGKFEHDEHASAGDVKYHMGFSADVSTPGGAVHLALAFNPSHLEIADPVVAGSVRSRQERRGDSARKQVMPILIHGDAAFSGQGVVMELFQMSQARGFAVGGTVHIVVNNQVGFTTSNPLDTRSTRYATDVAKMIAAPVLHVNGDDPEAVVFAAQLAFEFRQKFAKDVVIDLMCYRRWGHNEADEPAITQPLMYQVIRKHQTTRELYAAKLEAAGVIPADAGKALVDAYRNKLDAGEVTTELAAVEKTPATSKMYVDWPALLNGKLSDPISTAVGMEKVKQLAKLINTVPEGVELHSRVAKVYDDRRKMAAGEIPGDWGFAENLAYATVLDEGNSLRLVGQDVGRGTFTHRHAILHDQKTDNYYLPLRQLVESPEQATIIDSLLSEEAVMAYEYGFSTTDPNTLCIWEGQFGDFANGAQVVIDQFIAAGEAKWGRITGLTLLLPHGYEGQGPEHSSARLERFLQLCALENMLVCVPSTPAQAYHMLRRQMRMTTRKPLVVMSPKSLLRHKLAVSSLEELANGEFQHLIGDANADAKKVKRVVLCSGKVYYDLLEDQTKRGQDDVAIIRVEQLYPFPRALLAAELKKYGKAADVVWTQEEPQNQGAWYQIRHHLQFCLADGQSLHYAGRARSASPAAGHMADHIIEQQKLIADALVNPFNDSVAE, encoded by the coding sequence GTGGACAATCTACTGAAGCAGTTTGCGCAGTCTTCGCAGCTCGCCGGCGGCAACGCCTCCTATATCGAGGATCTGTACGAGCAGTACCTCGTTTCTCCGGACAGTGTCGATCCCAAATGGAAGACCTACTTCGACGGCTTCAAGGGCCGCGAAGCCGGTGACATTCCGCACTCGGCCGTCATCGCCCACATCACCGACGCTGCCAAAAACGCTGCCAACAGCGGTACGGCCACCGGTGCCGGCGACGAGCGCGAGCGCAATGTCGGCCGTCTGATCACCGCCTACCGTTCGCGTGGCCACCTCGGTGCGAGCCTGGACCCGCTGGGCCTGACCCCGCCGACCAACCCGCCGGACTTGGGGCTGCCGTTCCACAGCCTGTCCGAGAGCGACCTGGGCAGCGAGTTCAGCACCGGCGGCATCGCCGGCCAGCCGCGCATGAAGCTGCGCGACCTGCTGGAGCGCCTGAAGAAGACCTACACCGGCTCGATCGGTGCGGAATTCATGCACATCTCCGAGGTCGAGCAGCGCCAGTGGCTGTACCAGCGCCTGGAAACGGCCGGTGGCAACTACAACCTGGATGCCGACACCCAGCGCCGCACCCTGGAACGCCTCACGGCGGCCGAGGGTCTGGAGCGCTACCTGCATACCAAGTACGTGGGCCAGAAGCGCTTCTCGCTGGAAGGCGGCGATGCGCTGATCCCGATGATGGACACCATCATCCGTGACGCCGGCAAGGATGGCGTCAAGGACGTGGTGATCGGCATGGCCCACCGCGGCCGCCTGAACGTGCTAGTCAACACGCTGGGCAAGAGCCCGCGCAAGCTGTTCGACGAGTTCGAAGGCAAGTTCGAGCACGACGAGCACGCCTCGGCCGGCGACGTGAAGTACCACATGGGCTTCTCGGCTGACGTGTCCACCCCGGGCGGCGCCGTCCACCTGGCGCTGGCCTTCAACCCGTCGCACCTGGAAATCGCCGACCCGGTCGTGGCCGGTTCGGTGCGTTCGCGCCAGGAGCGCCGCGGCGACTCCGCGCGCAAGCAGGTGATGCCGATCCTGATCCACGGCGACGCGGCCTTCTCCGGCCAGGGCGTGGTCATGGAACTGTTCCAGATGTCCCAGGCCCGCGGCTTCGCCGTTGGTGGCACGGTGCACATCGTGGTCAACAACCAGGTCGGCTTCACCACCTCCAACCCGCTGGATACGCGCTCCACGCGCTATGCCACCGACGTGGCGAAGATGATCGCCGCCCCGGTGCTGCACGTGAATGGCGATGATCCCGAAGCGGTGGTGTTCGCTGCCCAGCTGGCCTTCGAGTTCCGCCAGAAGTTCGCCAAGGACGTGGTCATCGATCTGATGTGCTACCGCCGTTGGGGCCACAACGAGGCCGACGAACCGGCGATCACCCAGCCGCTGATGTACCAGGTGATCCGCAAGCACCAGACCACCCGCGAGCTGTACGCGGCCAAGCTGGAAGCAGCCGGCGTGATTCCGGCCGACGCCGGCAAGGCGCTGGTCGATGCTTACCGCAACAAGCTCGATGCCGGTGAAGTGACCACCGAGCTGGCGGCGGTCGAGAAGACCCCGGCCACGAGCAAGATGTACGTCGATTGGCCTGCGCTGCTGAACGGCAAGCTGTCCGATCCCATCTCCACCGCGGTGGGCATGGAGAAGGTCAAGCAGCTGGCGAAGCTGATCAACACCGTGCCTGAAGGCGTGGAGCTGCACTCGCGTGTGGCCAAGGTGTATGACGACCGTCGCAAGATGGCCGCCGGCGAGATCCCGGGCGACTGGGGCTTTGCCGAGAACCTGGCTTACGCCACCGTGCTGGACGAAGGCAACAGCCTGCGCCTGGTCGGCCAGGACGTCGGCCGCGGTACGTTTACCCACCGCCACGCGATCCTGCACGACCAGAAGACCGACAACTACTACCTGCCGCTGCGCCAGCTGGTCGAGTCGCCGGAACAGGCCACCATCATCGATTCGCTGCTCAGCGAAGAAGCGGTGATGGCCTATGAGTACGGCTTCTCCACCACCGATCCGAACACCCTGTGCATCTGGGAAGGCCAGTTCGGCGATTTCGCCAACGGCGCCCAGGTCGTGATCGATCAGTTCATCGCTGCCGGCGAAGCCAAGTGGGGCCGTATCACCGGCCTTACCCTGCTGCTGCCGCACGGTTACGAAGGCCAGGGTCCGGAGCACAGCTCCGCGCGCCTGGAGCGTTTCCTGCAGCTGTGCGCGCTGGAGAACATGCTGGTGTGCGTGCCGTCGACCCCGGCGCAGGCGTACCACATGCTGCGTCGCCAGATGCGCATGACCACGCGCAAGCCGCTGGTGGTGATGTCGCCCAAGTCGCTGCTGCGCCACAAGCTGGCCGTGTCGAGCCTGGAAGAGCTGGCCAATGGCGAGTTCCAGCACCTGATCGGCGATGCCAACGCAGACGCCAAGAAGGTCAAGCGCGTGGTGCTGTGTTCGGGCAAGGTCTATTACGACCTGCTGGAAGACCAGACCAAGCGTGGCCAGGACGATGTGGCCATCATCCGCGTCGAACAGCTGTATCCGTTCCCGCGCGCGCTGCTGGCTGCCGAACTGAAGAAGTACGGCAAGGCTGCCGATGTGGTGTGGACGCAGGAAGAACCGCAGAACCAGGGGGCGTGGTACCAGATCCGCCACCACCTGCAGTTCTGCCTGGCCGATGGCCAGAGCCTGCACTACGCCGGTCGCGCCCGTTCGGCATCGCCGGCCGCTGGACACATGGCTGACCACATCATCGAACAGCAGAAGCTGATCGCCGATGCCCTGGTCAACCCGTTCAACGACTCGGTTGCTGAATAA